A single genomic interval of Helianthus annuus cultivar XRQ/B chromosome 6, HanXRQr2.0-SUNRISE, whole genome shotgun sequence harbors:
- the LOC110864178 gene encoding auxin-responsive protein SAUR50-like, with the protein MGFNKTSNKFSQAAVLKHIVKKRCTLGRKHHYEDVPKGHFVVYVGQNRSRYIIPISFLSRPEFQRLLQQAEDEYGFDHDMGLTIPCEEQVFESLTSMLR; encoded by the coding sequence ATGGGTTTCAACAAAACCTCAAACAAATTTTCACAAGCAGCAGTTTTGAAGCACATAGTGAAGAAGAGGTGTACCTTGGGTAGAAAACATCACTACGAGGATGTCCCCAAAGGCCACTTTGTTGTGTACGTTGGCCAAAACCGCAGCCGGTACATCATCCCCATATCTTTCTTGTCGCGTCCCGAGTTCCAGAGGCTACTTCAACAAGCAGAAGACGAGTATGGGTTTGATCACGACATGGGTCTCACCATTCCTTGCGAAGAACAAGTCTTTGAGTCACTTACTTCCATGCTTAGATAG